The sequence GTCCTGATGGCGAGAAAACCATCGGTTTCACATTGATAGACGGTGTTTTCACCACGTACGATTTTCCCGGGTCCCTGAATACCTTTTTCTATGCACTTGACAACGCTGGAAAAGCAGCCGGACACTACAAGGATATAGATGGACTTTACCACGGGGTTATCTTAGAAAATGGTGAACTCCACCAATACGATTTTCCCGGTGCAGCCGAAACCCACATCTACGGTCTTAGCGATGAAACAGGGGCACTGAGCGGCAATATTGTTGATGCAGCAGGAGTCACCCACGCCTTCTCAGGTGAGATGACAATTACATTCCCTGGCGCAGTCAACACTTATGGGGACTTTGTCAACGCCGCAGGTGCTGTCGTCGGCAGCTATGTGGATGTCGATGGAATGCCTCATGGGTTCATACGTAACCCCGACGGTAGTTTCACCACTATTGACCTTCCAACAATGCCGAATCTTGAATTCCTATTTGTGAACACTATCACCGATGCCGGTCTTATCGGCTTCAGAGCCAAAGCTGTAAACGATATTCTGCGGTCCTATATCCTCCTGCCAGATGGCATCCTCTATGAAGTGCGGTTCCCTGGCAGTGTTAGTACCATCGTCCGAAATGTTAATCAGGATGGAAGTATTATCGGCTATTATGACTTAACAGACGGTCAGAGATATGGTTTCGTCGGCAGACCTGGGACACCATCAGACCTAAAAAAGTTTGGCAATATCTTCTCAATGCGTCTCTCTAAAGGCTTGAACCTGCTGTCTGTCCCGTTGAAACCGACGATCAAGATGACAGCCCGATCGTTGGCTGTAAAGACAGAGGGGACAGCGGTTGTTACGCTTGATGCTTCAACGCAGAAATTTGTCGCATGGACTCCCAACGCACCCGATGATGGATTCCCCATTGAAGGGGCAAAGGGATACATCGTCAATGTGCCGCAAGCACGCGATATCGTCTTTACCGGCACGAAATGGACGAATCAGGCACAAGTCGCCGCCGCACCCTTTGCAACACCTCTCGATCAGACGTGGGCGTTCGTCGTCAGTGGGTATTTAGGAGGCAGGCAACACTTCAACGGTTATCTTATCACAATCCGAAACACGCGGACGAACACTGTCATGGAAGCACAGGTGCGCGGTAATTACTTCGCCGCCGCAACTGCCGATCTCAACTACCGTAGCGTCGTGGAAGTCGGGGACACATTGGTTTTAACCGTGACAGACACGCACGGAAATATCGCTTCAGAAAGACTCACTTTCACTGTGGATCCTATGAACTTGGCAAACGATGTCCTGAATGTGACGCTTGATGGTATCGGTGCCCCGAAACAGAGTCTCCTGTTGCAGAACTATCCGAACCCCTTCAACCCGGAGACGTGGATTCCCTATCGTCTGTCAGAGAACGGTCAGGTGTCGATATCTATCTATGACACAAATGGCAGACCTATCCGAACGCTTTCACTTGGCTACCGGTCGGCAGGTTTCTATCAGGATCAAGGACGTGCCGCCTATTGGGATGGACGTAACGACTTAGGTGAACCCGTTGCGAGCGGAATCTATTTCTACCAGTTGATAACGCCATCTTTCCAGCAAACACGGCGTATGCTCATTTTGAAATAGTAACACCCAGACATTGGCTGGCATGCCGCTGACGAGGTTTCCTAACCGCACCATAGGTGTCAATTTAAAAAAAATAAGCGTCTCGGTATCGAAAATCGGTAGGTACTGTTTTCAACCGTGCCCGATTTAGGCAAAAATTTTGTATACCTCAATATGCTCTTCAGCCCCGTAGGGGCGGCATCTCTGTAGAAGCTGAAATACACTTGAACAATGCAATATCAATGTCCCAAATGCAACAACACCTATCAAGTCTCGCCTTTACGCTACAAGTGCGACTGTGGCAACCCATTGAACCTCGTTACGGATTCACGTATTTTGCCGAACGCACAGGTTCCAGCGGCGATGTCGCTCTGGCGGTATCGCGAAGCACTACCGATCGGTGAAGACACAGAGATTGTCACGCTTGGTGAAGGCATGACCCCGCTTGTGCCACTCGATGTCAACACCCCTGAACACTTCGCAAAGTTGGATTATCTCTGCCCGACCGGTTCCTATAAAGATCGAGGTGCGTCCGTCCTGCTCACGCACCTTAAGGCACTTGGGGTTGATACTGTTGTTGAAGATTCATCGGGCAATGCGGGTGCCGCGATAGCCGCCTACAGCGCGAGGGCAGGTATCCACTGCACCATCTACTGCCCGGAATCCACCTCAAAAGGTAAATTGAGACAGATTTCCGCTTACGGTGCCGAATTAAAACTGGTGGCAGGAAACCGTATGGCGACGACAGAGGCAGTGAAACTCGCCGCGGAGACCACCTGCTATGCCTCTCATAATTGGCATCCGTTTTTCTTGGAAGGCACAAAAACCCTCGCGTATGAGATTACCGAACAACTCGGATGGCGTGCACCGACACATGTCATCTGTCCAGTCGGATTCGGGAGTATCTATTTAGGACTCGCCATCGGATTCCGTGAATTGCAAACACAAGGGATTATCGAAAGCATTCCTCGGCTCCTTGGTGTGCAACCCGATGTCTGCTGTCCGATTTATAACGCATACACTGAGAACGATACATCTATCTCAAGAATGAAACAGACTGGAGACACACTTGCCGAAGGCATCACCGCGGAACTCCCCATCCGAGGCGACAATATTTTAGAAGCACTCCATTTATCAAACGGCGCATTTACCACAGTCAACGACACAGACATTGAGGACGGCATGAAAACGCTTGCAACCAAAGGGATTTATGTGGAACCTACGTCTGCCGTAATCGTTAAAGCATATCAGAAATTCCAAGAAGCAAGCGTCATCCAAGAAGGCGATTTGACAGTCTCAATCCTCACCGGTATCGGTTTAAAGGCAAGCAAATGAGAGAAAACAGACCGGACCTCACACGACTCATTACCGTATGTGCACTGATCCTGTTCTTTATCCTGGTAATTGGAGCATTGCGCGCACGGGAACACTCATTTTTCCGCATCGGTGCTGGGAATAGTAAAAATCGAGAGGCACTTCCTGACACCGTCAAACGGCGTGATGAACTGCAAAGCAATCGATGGCCCAAAGGTTTTCGACTGCTTCGGTATTGGTGGGCGGGTGGCGCAGCGGTCTATGTTGCAGAGATGGACCGCACGGCGAGCAACCTCCAATTCGGTGTTGAACTCGCCAACGATCAGATCTTAGGACGCGAAACCATCACCGATGCAACAAGGCGACTCATGGAAAAACACGTGCTACCGCTCGCAGGTGTTAACGGGAGTTTCGGGATCCGGGAAGACAATCGTGGACGCGGCGGCATGATGTTCAATCTGCATATCCAAAATGGTGAACTCGTCAGTATCTCCACATCACTTGATAGGTGGGGATATTCGCCGGCATCCCCGTGGGGTGAAACGAGTTTTGGTGTAACGCCTGATGGCGAATTTCTCTTGGATAGAGTGAAACTCAACGGTAAACTCAAGATTGCTGGCGATACGCTTCCGATCGAGGCGGTGAACCAAATTTGCGATTCATCGTCTCCCACTGTCATCTATACATCACGCTTCGGACGCAGAACTTTAACGCGTCGATGCTACGAGTTCACGCTCAGACAAATTCAACTTCCACTCACCGGAAAATACACAAGCAGATTCGTCGTCACTGCGGTGAACCCGCGCGGCAACAGCATCATCCCGTCCGATGGGGTTGTGCTTGCAATTGAATCGAGGGAAGCGCGCAACTGGACAGACAAAATTACCAGATCCACAGCGGGTACACTGGAGATTGCGCTCACACCTAAAAAATGGCAACGGGTTCAGCAAGGAATCGGCGGGAACTTGCGGCTTGTCCGGGATGGTAAAGTCGAACCTGAACTCATCGAGTTTGGCGAATCGCGCGGTGGGAGTGCATACAGGCATCGTAATGCCGCGTCCCGTCACCCGCGCAGTGCCCTCGGATTTAACGATGAAAAACTATTCCTCATCGCCATTGACGGTCGGCAGCATGGGTACAGTATGGGAATGACGCTCTATCACATGGGAACATTTTTCAGTGAACTCGGCATCAAACACGCCATCAACTTCGACGGCGGAAGCTCCTCGACATTATGGGCACTTGGGAGAGTCGCGAACAGTCCCGCGCACGGCTACGAACGCCGCATCTTCAACATTGCCATGATCCGCGCCAAGTAATAAGCACAATGAAACCAAGATATTTCTTATTGTCCATCCTGTTAATACTCGCGTGTTCAAACAGAAACACGCCGCAGGCAGTTAGTGAAGACTTCATCTATAACTACTACCAACATGCCGACCAAGCGGCAGCACTCCAACTCAGCCACGGACTCGCCGCAGAAAAATTGGAAGATGAAATCGCTCGCGTGCGTGAAGTTCGGTCCTTAGATCAACAAATTGATGAGATGCCGAAGATTCAATACGAACTTATTGGCACAGAAGCGGAACCGACACATGTGCTATTCAACTATAGGCTCACCATCGAAAATAGAGGCACAACAACGCACACCCGAAACGTCATTATTAACACCGAGCAGATTGATGGACGATGGAAAGTGGTCAACTTCGACGAGTATTAAGGCGTTACAACTCTCATAGAAGGAACTTGCTCAGCAGGAGAATGAAAATGACTAAAGAAAAAATTGAATATGAAGTAGGCAGCGGTAATGTATTCAAGGATTTGGAAATTCCGAATCCAGAGGAATACCTCGCAAAAACTCGTCTTGCCTTAATAATCTATGATATTATAACCGAAAGGGAACTTAAACGTGGCAAGGCGGCTACGCAACTGGGGATTAGTAAGTCCGAAGTCACAGCACTTCTAAATGGCAGACTGGACGACTTTTCGATCGAACGTCTATTTGCATTGCTTAGAAAATTGGATCGGGACATTGAAATTGTTGTCCGAGAGAGACCTGCTGATACACCTCCTGCCGAGATTAACATCTCACAGGCTGTCTGAGACATTCTGCACAACCTAACTGCAACTAATTTTTTCAAAGGCACGTGTTTGCGAAACCCACGTCAGAACTCCGCAAGGAATAATTATAATTCTTTTCTTAAGTAAGCCAAAAAACCATAGCCCGTAATGAAATGGAGGGCGGATAGGTAAAAGGCATGTATTTGTGAGACCCACGTCAGAACTCCGCAAGGAATAATTAAAAAATGAAAACTGGAAAAGTTGCTGTCTTTACAGAAGCGCAAACACCCATGGAATTCCGGGAATACCCGATCCCATCCGTCACACCCGACGACATGCTCATCCGGATCCGTATGGCAAACATCTGCGGTTCCGACCTACATTTCTGGCGCGGACACGGACCCAAAATCGAGAGCGGTATCCCTCAAGTGCTCGGACACGAGATGATCGGCACGATCGAAGCAATGGGACGCAATATCACAATGGACAGCACGGGACAACCGCTAACCGAGGGCGACCGCATCGCCTACTCCTACTTCAAACCGTGTCAACACTGCTGGATGTGCCTCAATGGGAAACCGGGATGTCCGAACCGCTACCGAGACTGGCTCGGTGTCTCCAGCGAACAGCCACCCCATTTTCACGGTGCTTACGGCGAGTACTACTACATGAAACCCGGACATTGGGTGTTCAAGGTTCCCGATGCACTCTCTGACGCGCTCGTATCCCCTATCAACTGCGCATTATCTGAAGTCATTTACGGACTCAACCAGATCGGCATCACACTCGGCGATACTGTGGTCATCCAAGGTGCTGGTGGACTCGGACTCTACGCCACCGCAGTCGCAAAGGAGATGGGTGCCGGGAAAATCATCGTCTTCGATCGGCTCCCCGCACGTCTTGCCCTCGCTCGCGAGTTCGGTGCCGATGAAACCCTCAACGTCGACGAAATTGACATGAAATCCCGTGTGGAATACGTCCTCGATCAGACCCGCGGCATCGGTGCAGACCTCGTTGCCGAGTTTGTTGGCTCACCGCGCGTGCTCGCTGAAGGCGTGGAGATGCTCCGATGGGGCGGTCGTTATCTCTGGATCGGGAACATCAATCTCGGATTCCCCACAGAGATCGATCCCGGCAACATCGTCCGCTGCAGTAAAGCGATTCGCGGTGTGATTGTCTACGAGCCGTGGGTTATCCCGCGGGCACTCGATTTCCTAAGCCGAACACGAGACAGGTACCCGTTCCACAAAATCATCTCCGACACCTTCCCGTTCAGCGACATCAACGAAGCGTTCTCTTACGCCGACAGCGGTGAAGCAATCCGAGTCGGACTGGAATTCAACGAGGTTCATTAATTTGATGTTATGGAATTAGAAATATATCAAGACCGAAAATTCAAAGACTATCACATAGAGCAACTACGCGACCCAGAAGACGCAAAAATATGTCTTTCCGTGGCACTTGAGGATTACGAAAAAAATGAGGACATAGATGCGTTTTTACTTGCAGTCAGAGATGTGGCGGAGGCACAGGGAGGTATATCTAAGTTAGCCGAGCGTCTCAGCCTTACCGATGAAGGACTTCACAAAGTTCTATCCGAAAATGGGAATCCACAACTCAACACGATACGCAAAATACTGCACGAGTTAGGATTTAAACTTTCAATAGAATCACGGAAAAACCGACCACAAGCCGTATGAAGCATCTTCTTAATCACGCTACCTCCATCTACATCCACATTCCCTTTTGCGCCACGAAGTGCTATTATTGCGCCTTCAACACCTACACCTTCCATAAAGAGGAGGCGAAAGCATACCTACACGCACTCCGAACGGAGATGGAACTCTACCTCCCTGAAACCGACCCGCTTCAAACGATCTTTATCGGGGGCGGCACGCCATCTATCCTCTCCGCGGATGCTTTGGCACAGTTATTTACGGATATACATCAGCATTTCCAAATAACACCGAACGCTGAAATCACTGTAGAATGCAATCCCGGAACCGTCGATGGTGAGAAATTGAAGGTGATGCGAGATAACGGGGTGAATCGGCTCAGTTTCGGTCTGCAAGCCATGCAAGACGAAACCTTGAAACAGTTAGGCAGAATCCACACCGTCGCTGAATTCCTACAGAGTTATCGCCTCGCCCGCGAAGCCGGATTTGAGAACATTAACATCGACCTCATTTTTGCACTGCCTGACCAAACGATGGAAGCGTGGCACCACACCCTCAATGAAACGATCTCCCTTGAACCCGACCATATCTCAGCCTATAACCTCGTCATGGAGGAAACGACCCCCTTCTATGAATGGTGGCAAGCCGGTGATCTCCACCTCCCTGCTGAGGATACCGAAGCGGATATGTTCCAATACACCATTGACACACTCACCTCGCACGGGTACGCCCACTACGAAATCTGTAACTTCGCCAAACCGAACCGCCTCGCGAGACACAACCTCGTCTACTGGAACAACCAGCCGTGTATCGGACTCGGTGCAGGCGCGTGTGGGTATATCAACGGTGTGCGTTATACGAATATTCGAGGTATCGCGCCTTACATTCACAAACTCTCCCAACGCCATAAACCCATCGCCGATACCGAACGCATGACGGGACACGCTGAGAAAGCAGAAACGCTCATGCTCGCACTTCGGAAGCACGAAGGTATCTCCCTTGAGGTCTATCGAAACCGATTCGGTGAAGACATCGAAGTCGCCTTTGGAAACATCCTCAAAAAATGGATAGATTTACAACTCATAGAACAAACCGCTACCCATCTCCGCCTCACCCCTCGCGGTCTTTTCCTCGCAAACGAAGTTTTCGTGGAATTGATGTAATTTTTAAGAGGAGTAGGCAGACGCCGTCTGCTGTCCACTCAGAGCACAAATAACACGTTAAATCATATACATCCAAAAAATCCCGATAAACTTGGACACATGCAGAAATCTTTCGTTTGACTTTTTTTGCTAAACTTGTTACCATTTATATAATACCATTTCTAAAAGTTTATATCGCATTAACCGCATCATTCATCCGGACCCCGGTAGGTACGGTTTCCTAACCGCACCGGTCATACCTAAAAACAGTGGGACCTTTTAAGAGGAATCATCAATCAGA is a genomic window of Candidatus Poribacteria bacterium containing:
- a CDS encoding T9SS type A sorting domain-containing protein, with amino-acid sequence MHHYIKIALLLFICLIICFTGYAVAQVASETPTANYIFETIEVPGVNFLEVAASNDFGDYAGNTRSPDGEKTIGFTLIDGVFTTYDFPGSLNTFFYALDNAGKAAGHYKDIDGLYHGVILENGELHQYDFPGAAETHIYGLSDETGALSGNIVDAAGVTHAFSGEMTITFPGAVNTYGDFVNAAGAVVGSYVDVDGMPHGFIRNPDGSFTTIDLPTMPNLEFLFVNTITDAGLIGFRAKAVNDILRSYILLPDGILYEVRFPGSVSTIVRNVNQDGSIIGYYDLTDGQRYGFVGRPGTPSDLKKFGNIFSMRLSKGLNLLSVPLKPTIKMTARSLAVKTEGTAVVTLDASTQKFVAWTPNAPDDGFPIEGAKGYIVNVPQARDIVFTGTKWTNQAQVAAAPFATPLDQTWAFVVSGYLGGRQHFNGYLITIRNTRTNTVMEAQVRGNYFAAATADLNYRSVVEVGDTLVLTVTDTHGNIASERLTFTVDPMNLANDVLNVTLDGIGAPKQSLLLQNYPNPFNPETWIPYRLSENGQVSISIYDTNGRPIRTLSLGYRSAGFYQDQGRAAYWDGRNDLGEPVASGIYFYQLITPSFQQTRRMLILK
- a CDS encoding threonine synthase; protein product: MQYQCPKCNNTYQVSPLRYKCDCGNPLNLVTDSRILPNAQVPAAMSLWRYREALPIGEDTEIVTLGEGMTPLVPLDVNTPEHFAKLDYLCPTGSYKDRGASVLLTHLKALGVDTVVEDSSGNAGAAIAAYSARAGIHCTIYCPESTSKGKLRQISAYGAELKLVAGNRMATTEAVKLAAETTCYASHNWHPFFLEGTKTLAYEITEQLGWRAPTHVICPVGFGSIYLGLAIGFRELQTQGIIESIPRLLGVQPDVCCPIYNAYTENDTSISRMKQTGDTLAEGITAELPIRGDNILEALHLSNGAFTTVNDTDIEDGMKTLATKGIYVEPTSAVIVKAYQKFQEASVIQEGDLTVSILTGIGLKASK
- a CDS encoding phosphodiester glycosidase family protein, which produces MRENRPDLTRLITVCALILFFILVIGALRAREHSFFRIGAGNSKNREALPDTVKRRDELQSNRWPKGFRLLRYWWAGGAAVYVAEMDRTASNLQFGVELANDQILGRETITDATRRLMEKHVLPLAGVNGSFGIREDNRGRGGMMFNLHIQNGELVSISTSLDRWGYSPASPWGETSFGVTPDGEFLLDRVKLNGKLKIAGDTLPIEAVNQICDSSSPTVIYTSRFGRRTLTRRCYEFTLRQIQLPLTGKYTSRFVVTAVNPRGNSIIPSDGVVLAIESREARNWTDKITRSTAGTLEIALTPKKWQRVQQGIGGNLRLVRDGKVEPELIEFGESRGGSAYRHRNAASRHPRSALGFNDEKLFLIAIDGRQHGYSMGMTLYHMGTFFSELGIKHAINFDGGSSSTLWALGRVANSPAHGYERRIFNIAMIRAK
- a CDS encoding XRE family transcriptional regulator, producing the protein MTKEKIEYEVGSGNVFKDLEIPNPEEYLAKTRLALIIYDIITERELKRGKAATQLGISKSEVTALLNGRLDDFSIERLFALLRKLDRDIEIVVRERPADTPPAEINISQAV
- a CDS encoding zinc-binding dehydrogenase; translated protein: MKTGKVAVFTEAQTPMEFREYPIPSVTPDDMLIRIRMANICGSDLHFWRGHGPKIESGIPQVLGHEMIGTIEAMGRNITMDSTGQPLTEGDRIAYSYFKPCQHCWMCLNGKPGCPNRYRDWLGVSSEQPPHFHGAYGEYYYMKPGHWVFKVPDALSDALVSPINCALSEVIYGLNQIGITLGDTVVIQGAGGLGLYATAVAKEMGAGKIIVFDRLPARLALAREFGADETLNVDEIDMKSRVEYVLDQTRGIGADLVAEFVGSPRVLAEGVEMLRWGGRYLWIGNINLGFPTEIDPGNIVRCSKAIRGVIVYEPWVIPRALDFLSRTRDRYPFHKIISDTFPFSDINEAFSYADSGEAIRVGLEFNEVH
- a CDS encoding transcriptional regulator, producing MELEIYQDRKFKDYHIEQLRDPEDAKICLSVALEDYEKNEDIDAFLLAVRDVAEAQGGISKLAERLSLTDEGLHKVLSENGNPQLNTIRKILHELGFKLSIESRKNRPQAV
- a CDS encoding oxygen-independent coproporphyrinogen III oxidase; the encoded protein is MKHLLNHATSIYIHIPFCATKCYYCAFNTYTFHKEEAKAYLHALRTEMELYLPETDPLQTIFIGGGTPSILSADALAQLFTDIHQHFQITPNAEITVECNPGTVDGEKLKVMRDNGVNRLSFGLQAMQDETLKQLGRIHTVAEFLQSYRLAREAGFENINIDLIFALPDQTMEAWHHTLNETISLEPDHISAYNLVMEETTPFYEWWQAGDLHLPAEDTEADMFQYTIDTLTSHGYAHYEICNFAKPNRLARHNLVYWNNQPCIGLGAGACGYINGVRYTNIRGIAPYIHKLSQRHKPIADTERMTGHAEKAETLMLALRKHEGISLEVYRNRFGEDIEVAFGNILKKWIDLQLIEQTATHLRLTPRGLFLANEVFVELM